In Rattus norvegicus strain BN/NHsdMcwi chromosome 1, GRCr8, whole genome shotgun sequence, a genomic segment contains:
- the LOC134485077 gene encoding sperm motility kinase Y-like has translation MPTETEEEIPTPTPEPSISEEGNFHSQYQVLGTIGQGGNAKVLLAHHRLTGTPVAVKVLRKDKQWFQPAMMEANIMRKINHPNIVSLIQVIEKETRIYLIMELVEGQELYQYIRESGHIEEDEARQIFEQILSAVSYCHGKGIVHRDLKLDNIMIDKNKKVKVIDFGLSTQFQPGKMLNHHCGTYSFGSPELLLGHRYDGPKNDMWIIGVVLYCMVVGKLPFDSVIIQELQRQVVAGVYPAPCGVSKELEDLLSKLLRVNPNFRPTARKAMKHPWFKEHWNGLIGPYEEMLPLTPDPAILDAMKSIGFQASVVKHSLKQRKYNEEMATYFFLQKQALQGDGCTAQAQQMSPVAAPFPSLDPAAAFRLEPKRSGSLPVLGTLRVSSSHGHVSHYGQNAHPKGGKRSTVAGRLRPLPMTPTQDHYHKCAVSVPCIQTTSIFTEKSSNKEIKEDNPLSHRAPLEDKPIPSRVRHRGFKGWTRNIANALIKLCCCMPRRKKPRLGQNRISPQK, from the coding sequence atgcctacagagactgaggaggagataccaacccctacacccgagcccagtatctctgaggagggcaacttccattcccaataccaagtattggggacaattgggcaagggggcaacgccaaagtcctcctggcccaccaccggctcacaggaaccccggtggctgtcaaagttctgcgaaaggacaagcagtggttccagccagccatgatggaagcaaacataatgagaaagatcaaccaccccaacatagtgtctctcatacaagttattgaaaaggaaacgagaatatacctcataatggagctggtggaaggccaagaactctaccagtacatcagagagtcagggcacatagaggaggatgaggcccggcaaatatttgaacagatattgtcagcagtgagctactgccatggaaaggggattgttcaccgagacctcaaactggacaatataatgattgataaaaacaaaaaggtcaaagtcatcgactttgggcttagcacccaatttcaacctggaaaaatgctaaaccaccactgcggcacgtactcttttggttcccctgaactcctccttggccatcggtatgacgggccgaagaatgatatgtggattataggagtggtcttgtactgtatggtagtgggaaagctcccatttgattcagtgatcatccaagaactgcaaagacaagtagtggcaggggtatatcctgctccctgtggggtttcaaaagaactggaggacctccttagtaaattactgagggtaaatcccaactttagaccaacagcaagaaaggcgatgaaacacccttggttcaaagaacactggaacggattgataggtccctatgaagaaatgcttcccctcacaccagacccggccattttggatgccatgaaaagcattggattccaagcctctgtagtaaaacactctttaaaacaaagaaaatataatgaggaaatggcaacttatttctttctacaaaagcaggctctccagggggatggctgcacagcccaggcacagcaaatGAGTCCCgttgcagcaccattccctagccttgatcctgctgctgcttttagattagaaccaaagaggagtggaagcctgccagtccttggcaccttgcgggtgtcatcctcccatggtcacgtatctcactatggccagaatgctcatccaaaaggaggcaaaagatccactgtggctggtcgtctcaggcctctaccgatgacacctacacaggaccactatcacaaatgtgccgtgagtgtcccatgcattcaaacaacaagcatcttcactgagaagagtagcaataaggaaatcaaagaagacaacccactctcccacagagccccattagaggataagcccatccccagcagggtccggcacagaggttttaaggggtggaccaggaatatagcaaatgccctgataaagctgtgttgctgcatgccaaggagaaagaaacctcgcctggggcagaacagaatctccccccagaaatga
- the LOC134485076 gene encoding sperm motility kinase Y-like codes for MPTETEEELPPSSPDPSISQEGTFHSQYKVLKTIGKGSHAKVLLAHRRVTGTPVAVKVLRKNKQWFRPAMTEANIMRKINHPNIVSLLQVIENKTRIYLIMELVEGQQLYQYIRESGHIEEDEARQIFEQILSAVSYCHGKGIVHRDLKVDNIMIDKNKKVKVIDFGLSTETQPGQMLNQHCGAYSFGFPERFLGLLYDGIKNDMWTIGVVLYYMVVGKLPFDSVIIQELQKQVVAGGYPAPCGVSEELENLLSQLLTVNPMYRPTASEVMKHAWFKEHGKRFTVRCEELLPLRPDPEILGAMKCMGFQASVIKYSLIKRKYNEEMATYCFLQQQALPGYGCTAQAQQVSPIAAPFPSLDPAAAFRLQRKRSGSLPVLDTLQVSFSQGHVSHYGQKVHTKGGRRSTVAGRLRPLPMTPTQDHYHKCAMSVPYIQTTSIFSEKSSNKEIKEDNLLSHRAPLEDKPISSRVRHRGFKGWTRNIANALIKLCCCLPRRKKPRLGQNRISPQK; via the coding sequence atgcctacagagactgaggaagagttaccaccttctagtcccgatcccagtatctctcaggagggaacctttcattcccaatataaagtactgaagactattggaaaaggaagccatgccaaggtcctcctggcccaccgccgggtcacaggaaccccagtggcggtcaaagttctccgaaagaacaagcagtggttccggccagccatgacagaagcaaacataatgagaaagatcaaccaccccaacattgtttctctcttacaagtcattgaaaacaaaactagaatatacctcataatggagctggtggaaggccaacaactctaccagtacatcagagagtcagggcacatagaggaggatgaggcccggcaaatatttgaacagatattatcagcagtgagctactgccatggaaaggggattgttcaccgagacctgaaagtggacaatataatgattgataaaaacaaaaaggtcaaagtcatcgactttgggcttagcactgaaacacaacctggacaaatgctaaaccagcactgcgGTGCGTATTCTTTTGGTTTCCCGGAAcgcttccttggacttctgtatgacgggataaagaatgatatgtggacaataggagtggtcttgtattatatggtagtgggaaagctcccatttgattctgtgatcatccaagaattacaaaaacaagttgttgcaggggggtatcctgccccctgtggggtttcagaagaactggagaacctccttagtcaattactaacagtaaatccaatgtatagaccaacagccagcgaggtgatgaaacacgcctggttcaaagaacacgggaAGAGGTTCACAGTTCGctgtgaagaactgcttcccctcaggccagaccctgaaattttgggtgcgatgaaatgcatgggatttcaagcctctgtaataaaatactccctaataaaaagaaaatataatgaggaaatggcaacttattgcttcctacaacagcaggctctcccggggtatggctgcacagcccaggcacagcaagtgagtcccattgcagccccatttcctagccttgatcctgctgctgcttttagattacaaagaaagaggagtggaagcctgccagtccttgacaccttgcaggtgtcattctcccaaggtcacgtatctcattatggccagaaggttcatacaaaaggaggaagaaggtccactgtggctggtcgtctcaggccactaccgatgacacctacacaggaccactatcacaagtgtgccatgagtgtcccatacattcaaacaacaagcatcttcagtgagaagagtagcaacaaggaaataaaagaagataatctactctcccacagagccccattagaggataagcccatctccagcagggtccggcacagaggttttaaggggtggaccaggaatatagcaaatgccctgataaagctttgttgctgcttgccaaggagaaagaaacctcgcctggggcagaacagaatctcaccccagaaatga